In Fischerella sp. PCC 9605, the genomic window GCCAGATTTGAGCGATCGCTTTTTCAGGTCGGCGTTGAGTGCATCTGTTCTGATATGCTGCTCAGAATCAACACCCGAAGGGTACTGAGTCATGAGGCGGTGTCTCCCAACAATTGTGCTGTTCTACTAAAAGTTTGTTTGTGATTGGCATGATTTGTGGTATAATCTTTTTCACAAATTTGCTGATATATTTCTAGAAAGCGCTCCGTACATCTATCTTCACTAAAGTGGGTGAGCGCCCGTTCACGACCAGCCCGTCCCATTTGTTCAGCTATAGTTGGGTTGAACAATAGGCACTGCAAAGCATTAGTTAAGGCGTCTACATCATTCGGCGGTACTAAAAAGCCAGTTGTCCCGTCGCTGACAATCTCCGGCTGTGCGCCAACATTGCTAGCGATAACAGCCGTACCCCGCATCATCGCCTCTGTGGTGACGTTACCGAAAGGCTCCGCCCAAAGGGAGGGGACGACCTGTACCCAAGCCGAATCAAAGTGTTGTTCCATCTCTTGACGTGGTAGATGACCAAGCCAAACCACACTGTCAGTGACTCCCAGTTCTGTGGCTAAGGTTCGCAGGTTCAACTCCTCAAGACCCTGACCAGCAATCACCAACCGCGCTTTTGCCACCAGTGTTTTAACCCGTGCGAATGCTCGTAACAAAACCCCCACACCTTTCTCTGGTGCCAAGCGCCCAGCATAAGCAACTGTTGGCGGATCGCCCAGGCTTGGGCGCATCGGTCTAGAGGGAACCCCGTTGTGAACAACTTCGATTGGTGCAATCCCTTCCGCCTCTAAAATGGATTTCATCGCATAGCTGAGGGCTACGACTAAGTTAAAAGAATTGCGCCAGCGCTGCCAAAGCTTCTGCTGTAGCATGAATACTGGCCAAGTTTGTGGTACCATCAAGCAGCCATGACGCAAGCAAGCTCTTCCAGCAGGATGATTGCAAAGACTTCCATCTGGCAGTAATTTTGTTCCCACCGGACAAATTGCTTTGTATACTGCTGTTTGATACAAACACGGCACGTCTTTAAGAAGGGGAAGGATCAGTGGCGAAAGTTGCCACAAAAACATCCGCACGTGGACGACATCCGGTCGAAACTCCTTCAGGACGCGACGCAAGCTCAAATATGCTGAGGGATTAACGGTATTTGACAGAAATTGAAGAAAAAAAGAGTTCGTTCCGAAGCAAGTATAATCTGATAGGACTGGACTGCCTGGAACTAATGAGCTACGACTAGAGAAAAGCCGAGCATCATGACCGCGATCGCGCAAGTTCTGACGCAAAGCTAGTATTTGTAGCTCGGCTCCTCCGGTAGCTGTACCATAGTCATGAAGGAGAAGAATCTTCATTTTGCTGCTCCTTCAGCTACCCGATACTGCTGTTTCTGGGGATTTTGGAAACGGGATTTGTGCTTCGTCGGGTTGCTTTGCTTTCAGGTGATGTTTGGCGTATTGGCTAGTGAGATAGCGGTTGAATAGTTTTTCAATTGGCGCTAACCCATAAATTATGATGTTCTCAAATAACTGATTTTTAATGCCGAAAGTTAACTTACGGATTATGGGAAGATATACTGTGTTTGCGCGCCTCCATCCCAAGATTTTGTATTTATGTTGAAAGTATCCATCTTCCGCCAAATCCCACTTTTCCCGTAAGCGTCTTAAACTCGCCAACTCCCATGCATCGCTCCAACGCAGCATATAGAAATGGAAGTCTGTCCACTTCAGTGGTGGCCCCGGTACGTAAGTAATAATGCTGTCAGGCTCAAAGTACACTGTACCTCCCGCCTTGACGACGTTCATACAAAAGTCCAGGTGTTCCTTAGTATTGAGCATAGTTTCATCAAAGAAACCAACTTTCTGGAATATCTCTGTGCGCACCAATACACAGTGGAACTCTGACAACTCAGTTTGTGTCCGTTGCAACTTAGGACGTACATCTGCTACAAGTTGACCTTGCTTGTACATCTTCTCGCGCAGGCGGCGTCTTCCTCTAGCATCACAGATAACATGGGACTCACCACCAGCAAAGTGAACAATTTCATGCACTGGTTGCTCGTGACACACTAAGGGCCCAACCACTGTCGCCTCAGTTTCTTGGGCGCAGTTAATCAGAGCTTCCAGCCAATCTGGTGAAACGATGACATCGTTATCGACAAATACAACATACTTAGTGTCAACCTGAGCCAAACCAAGGTTTCTGGCGCGGTTGGGGAAGAGGTAGTAGTCGGTACGAATCAGTTGAAATCCCTTTTCTTGAGACTTCGCTTCCAGATATTGCTGCACCTGTGTTGGTGAGTTACCGTCTACATACACTAACTTAAACGGAATTTTGGTATGTTCGTAAATACTTTCTAGGGATTCACGGGTATAGCTAAAACGCTCCCGTGGTGAAACAACAATTGTGACTTGAGGATCTATCATCTGAAACCTCGTGGGAGTGTTGTCTTGTTGCTAGTAGCGAGAATCTGATGCAAGATATCAGGAATTTCAAACACCGCTCGATTATTCAAAGCAGCGACATTCGCACGGTAGCGAGCAAAATGTTCAGGCTGAAGAAACTTTTCAAGCGCTTGAGCGATATTCCGAAAACTTCGGATTACCAAACCCACCTCCTTGTGTTGAATCCAGTTGGCGTTGTATCGTTCATTTATGAGTGTGGCAGCATTACATTCCACAATCACTGGTAGCTTCATCACTAGCGCCTCACTGATACTCGCACCTCCTGGTTTACCAATAAAAAAATCGGAAAGATGCATATAGTAAGGAATGTCTTCAGTAAACGTGGTGACAAACCTCTTTTGGAGACCTTGGCTCTGACGTAGAGCCAAAGCCAGTTCTTCATTGCGTCCGCAAATAAAGATGAGTTGTAGTTTTTGTTGAAAACACAAAAGATGCTTGGCAATTTCCAGCATCAGTTTGGAGCCGAAACCCCCAAATAACACAAGCCCGGTGAGACAGTCTGGGTCTAAACCCAAACGTTGTCTCTCAGTGGCGCGATCGCCCTTCATGGGTTCATAAAAGCGAGGGTGAACAACCATTCCCGAAGTTTTGATGATACGCTCCTCCTCTACTCCCAAACCACGAGCTTGCTCTACTGCTCTTTGGGTTCCACAGACTACATAATTTCCCGTTTTCGGTTCTATGTAAAATCCGGGTGGAGAATCAACTAAATCTATAGGAATGGTCACTACAGGGGTGCCCGGTTTTCCCTTTTGCAAACTTTCCCATAGTATTTTATTATACAAAGGTAATAGAGAGACTACTAAATCTGGTTGTTGCTGGTGCCAGTATTCCGCAAAAATCTTGACACCAGTATCGTAATTTAGTCTGATCAGTAGTTGATTTAGGAGCAGTAACAGCGGGTGAAGCCATGTCCAACCACTTTTCAGCATCCGATTATACAATTCACCCCCAGTCATTCCTGATAGCGCCTTGTAGATATCCACGATCTGGTTTTGTTCTGCCAAGTGCTTTACTGTTTCGTCTACATCGATTACATGCAGCTGCCAGGGAAGTTGTTGCTGCTCAATAATGGAACGTAGCGCATTACAGGTAGCATAATGCCCTCCACCATACCAAGCGGTAAGAACACTAATCAAAAACTCTTTTTTTGGATATGAGAGTGATTGCGTTGTTTCCATTTTTTAAAGACCGAAGTCATTAATAGGACTAGCCCTTTCAAGGTGGGTGAAAAATCTGCTTTCATTGCCTGGTTTTTCCTGATTCGACTTGGTGTCTTAGTGTCTTGGTGGTTCAAGAAAATTTATTTTTTCACCACCAAGACACCAAGACACGAAGAAAATTTATTGTTTAAAATTCCACCTTGAAAAGACTAAATTAATAGGACTTGCATATTGACAAACTAGACAAAATGTGTTTTATTATTTTGAGTCAGGCGATCGCGCCCGTCTCTAGTTACTGAATCACTATGCATTTGATTTTCGGCGCGGATTTGGTTGAGCTTGGCTACTCCCAACCACTGATAAACTGTATCTCCAAATCTTGGGAAAATTTGCCACAGCGCTATTAGCAGTCTTGTCATACCTGCTGCGATCGGATCTTGATTCACAATCACTTCAGCCTGATTTTGCTCGATCGCCCTAACTACTGCGATCGCCACATCACTTGGTGTAGACGCGCCTGCTAAACTTGGTATGGGTACGCCAGTATCGGCAATCATTCCCTGACCAGAAACATACCCCGGACAGATTGCGGAAATTCCCACACCAGTACCAGCTAACTCTTGCCTGAGTGCATCAGTCCACATCAACAAGCCAGCTTTACTGGCAGAATAAACGCTGTTGTAAGGATTTCCCTTTTTGCTAGCTAGAGAGGCAATATTTACAATGTGACCGTTACCCTGACGTAACATGCTTGGCAGAAAAGCGCGAGTTAACTCCATAGCAGCAAGTAAATTGATGGATAAAACTGACTGGATATCAGCAAGGGAGTAATCTTGGAAGGCTCGATATATTTCTATGCCAGCATTATTAATTAAGATGTCAACAGAAGGAGCAACCCGCTCAATTTGCTGTCGCAAGACTGGCAGTTCTTCCACGTTGCTGATATCAAAGGGAATACCTATCCCTCTACCACCCATAGCATTAATTTCCGCACAGAGATTATCTAGCCCTTGCTGCGATCGCGAAACACCAACTACAGTTGCTTGTTTTTCTGCCAGCGCGTGAGCAATAAATACGCCAATACCCCGCGAGGCACCTGTTAAAACTACTGTCTTACCTGCTATGGTTGTCATAATTACTCACATTGTTATTTAGTCAATGAATGGAAGGACGAATGCGCCGATCAGTTAGCAACTATACTCTCCTTAAGAGAAGCAAAATGCCTTCCACCCAGATCAATTTCTCCCTGTTCAATGCCAGTTTTGATTCTGGCGACTAAATACTCCCAGTCAGAGGTAATGATATTTGTGCCATGATCTGGCTCGATCAGACTGGCTAGGGCAATATTGCTGCCATATTTGTTGACTAAATTGTGTATACCTAGGAAATTGAAAACTCCTGATTCATATGTTCCACAAGGAACTGAGGGATTGTGTACTCCAGTGCAATACTCATTTGGTTTAAACCATTGAATTGACGGATATCCGTGAAAATGAAACATTGGCGCACCATCTTTGATTAGTTCAGGTGCGTACAAAGCAGCAGCCAGGGCGATCGCCACCATCACGTAGATATCATAAGAAGGCTTAATATCTACTACTGCCGGATCGATGCCTTCCGGTAATTGCAAATACAATCTGTCTTTTAAACCAATTCTGAGAATGTCACGCTCAAGGCTTAAATCTGTTTTGTTTGAACCTGAACGAGAGGTAAGCAGCCAGATATCGGGAATTTGCTTATAAACGTATTTATCTCCTATTTTTGTTTTTACGTATCGCCTGCCTATTTCATTTTCACGGACTTCCGCACTACTGTATCCTGCTATTGGTAACAAGTTTAGCCACTCGTTTTCGGATATTTCCAGTTCTCCTACGTATTGTGGCGGTTCGGCATAGGCAACAAAACCATAAGAAACACCTGTTCTTCCATCCGCCATCCAGTCAACAATATCTCTGTGTGACTTTCTTTTAATGACATTGTCAATCTTAAAACCAGCAGGCAATAAATTTGTTGATGCCAATTCTTGACCCATTTTCACCAATCTGGCTGCAAAGCTAGATTGATTAGAGTCATATATTCCTACCTGAAATTGTCTCATTGACAATGGCATGATTGGCACATAAATTTTGGGAGTTAAGGATTTCAGAACGAATTTATCTATTTCATCTACAGGAAACATTGAATCGGAAAGATTCATGTTTAAGATGGAAATGTGAGTAGGAGAAACTCCAATGGCAATTTCCGAAAATGTTCTAACTAAAGTGTTGATACCAATTGGAATTTTTTGTTGATAAGAAAGTTTTGGATCGGTGAATTTTTTATCTAGCTCGGTAAGTACGATGACTTGAGTATTTGTCGGGTCTTCAATGGAGCGAACATTTTCTTCAGCCCAACTAATAAACTGAGCTATTTTTGAGACGGATATTTTTTGATTTTTCAAAATAAAACGGGTATAGGCAGAATACAAATTTTCTACAGCACATATCTTTAACTTTCCTGCTAAAGACGGCTGCCTTTCCACATCAATGACTGCACTAATTCCAGCTTTTACTGCCCTTGTCTTGATGCTTTTCTTCCAGTTTATGAATGGTATATTGATTTCATATTCAAACTCTCTTGTTGCTTGTTCCCAAGGTTCTATCTGAATACCACAAGCCCGGAGTTTGGTTTCTAACTCTTTTCTAAATTCCACAATAGTGTTGTTGTCGTAACCTTTCGGTAATGGACGAAAAGTTACGACCAAACTTTTTGCCATGACTGTTGAGTCAATGACAGGAGGCTTAAAACCGACAGTAGAGCGATCGCAAAACCCTCCAATCAAACGACCAATTGTTTGCAGGCTGAGATGTTCCCCATTCAAAACAGAATTGTCACTAACAGTTCCGTTGCTTTCATCCAGAAACGCCAAAATCTCGGGTTTACGCTGAGCGATTTCCATGCGAAGCTCGGATGATAAAATTCCCTTTGGAGAATGAATCTTAAGTTTACCGTTATCAGCCCAAATTTGAACGCCTTGCTGATTAAGATTTTCCACAAGCTCGGATACATTCAGCTGAGATACATTCATAATTCACCATCTCTCTTGTCTTGTAATTTTTCAAAAACAGCTTTGCAATTAACTCTCAATTAAATTTCAAACATCTCTGATTCCGAAGCTTCAATTTCTTTAGCTAAATGCTGCGAAAGGGATTCAATCGTCGGATAATGCACCAACATCAGCGGCGAAACTTCAACTCCGAAAACTTGCTTGCCAGCGCTAGCAATGCTAATTGCTAACACCGAATCCAAACCATAGCTATCAAAAGAAGCTCGAATGTTTATATCCTCTGGTTTAATTCCTAACTCTTTCGCAATTCGATCCACCAACCAAGCTTGAATATCTGGCGCTGTTAGAGAACTAACATTAAACTGTGGCACTGATATTTGTTCAGCCTTTTCCTCTTGTTTGTCAACTGCTTCGGGAAGGTATTGATTTCTCAAAACTTCAAAAATCCTGGGAAGTAAATTTAACTCCTCTTGTGAAAATTCTCCTGTTTTTTCTAACTGCTTAGCTAGCTGTTCGGGTTCTGCCTGACTGAACAAGTTAACAATCGAAGACTGACCATTATTTTGAGACAAGTTTTCTATTTTCCCGTGCCCATTATTATTAGTTCCAAACCAATGGCGCTTTCGCTGCCAGGGGTAGGTCGGAAGTTGTACGCGCTGACGCGAGTAGTCTCGATCAAAACCTGACCAGTTAACTTTTGCTCCACGCACATATAATGTGCCCAAACTATCCAGAAGT contains:
- a CDS encoding SDR family NAD(P)-dependent oxidoreductase encodes the protein MTTIAGKTVVLTGASRGIGVFIAHALAEKQATVVGVSRSQQGLDNLCAEINAMGGRGIGIPFDISNVEELPVLRQQIERVAPSVDILINNAGIEIYRAFQDYSLADIQSVLSINLLAAMELTRAFLPSMLRQGNGHIVNIASLASKKGNPYNSVYSASKAGLLMWTDALRQELAGTGVGISAICPGYVSGQGMIADTGVPIPSLAGASTPSDVAIAVVRAIEQNQAEVIVNQDPIAAGMTRLLIALWQIFPRFGDTVYQWLGVAKLNQIRAENQMHSDSVTRDGRDRLTQNNKTHFV
- a CDS encoding glycosyltransferase, coding for METTQSLSYPKKEFLISVLTAWYGGGHYATCNALRSIIEQQQLPWQLHVIDVDETVKHLAEQNQIVDIYKALSGMTGGELYNRMLKSGWTWLHPLLLLLNQLLIRLNYDTGVKIFAEYWHQQQPDLVVSLLPLYNKILWESLQKGKPGTPVVTIPIDLVDSPPGFYIEPKTGNYVVCGTQRAVEQARGLGVEEERIIKTSGMVVHPRFYEPMKGDRATERQRLGLDPDCLTGLVLFGGFGSKLMLEIAKHLLCFQQKLQLIFICGRNEELALALRQSQGLQKRFVTTFTEDIPYYMHLSDFFIGKPGGASISEALVMKLPVIVECNAATLINERYNANWIQHKEVGLVIRSFRNIAQALEKFLQPEHFARYRANVAALNNRAVFEIPDILHQILATSNKTTLPRGFR
- a CDS encoding glycosyltransferase family 2 protein, with the protein product MIDPQVTIVVSPRERFSYTRESLESIYEHTKIPFKLVYVDGNSPTQVQQYLEAKSQEKGFQLIRTDYYLFPNRARNLGLAQVDTKYVVFVDNDVIVSPDWLEALINCAQETEATVVGPLVCHEQPVHEIVHFAGGESHVICDARGRRRLREKMYKQGQLVADVRPKLQRTQTELSEFHCVLVRTEIFQKVGFFDETMLNTKEHLDFCMNVVKAGGTVYFEPDSIITYVPGPPLKWTDFHFYMLRWSDAWELASLRRLREKWDLAEDGYFQHKYKILGWRRANTVYLPIIRKLTFGIKNQLFENIIIYGLAPIEKLFNRYLTSQYAKHHLKAKQPDEAQIPFPKSPETAVSGS
- a CDS encoding glycosyltransferase family 4 protein, which gives rise to MKILLLHDYGTATGGAELQILALRQNLRDRGHDARLFSSRSSLVPGSPVLSDYTCFGTNSFFLQFLSNTVNPSAYLSLRRVLKEFRPDVVHVRMFLWQLSPLILPLLKDVPCLYQTAVYKAICPVGTKLLPDGSLCNHPAGRACLRHGCLMVPQTWPVFMLQQKLWQRWRNSFNLVVALSYAMKSILEAEGIAPIEVVHNGVPSRPMRPSLGDPPTVAYAGRLAPEKGVGVLLRAFARVKTLVAKARLVIAGQGLEELNLRTLATELGVTDSVVWLGHLPRQEMEQHFDSAWVQVVPSLWAEPFGNVTTEAMMRGTAVIASNVGAQPEIVSDGTTGFLVPPNDVDALTNALQCLLFNPTIAEQMGRAGRERALTHFSEDRCTERFLEIYQQICEKDYTTNHANHKQTFSRTAQLLGDTAS